In Cyclopterus lumpus isolate fCycLum1 chromosome 17, fCycLum1.pri, whole genome shotgun sequence, a genomic segment contains:
- the catip gene encoding ciliogenesis-associated TTC17-interacting protein isoform X1: MEDDSSAGAVAGIQGLDLGVDWKASDEALAFMSGIEPAELLKCTFPDSLVTVSEGGRDLGKFTVTVEVACRVQQPCMLLHAQSQGAINDSPCGTTVTAYLTTDLEVLEEDYHEYVKVSQCTLPTLSHFDTSDERSYRRWPFILPATSVSVLVLLSPFQLEGRSLDRRCHMVQHDGQMLIDKVTTVGEETTMESVSHPMSVLSGLVTEGSNLLLMRLIALKKKVPEHMTFICLDQGLRIIRTTFSELAQKQLEVGDKTVEVFGVERIVHTVEDGPTTWQCYFLADGHMASRVQVGSPVTMRLLQLQSQLKEGFEKIPLVWEEDMEMRSKFLDRKEKLKADHASYLRQHPEIRALISDFLQFLLLRKPNDVFQFAREYFLPFASRRPPEPSLKAPSH; this comes from the exons ATGGAGGACGACAGCTCTGCCGGAGCCGTGGCCGGGATTCAGGGACTCGACCTCGGCGTGGACTGGAAAGCGTCCGACGAAGCGCTCGCGTTCATGTCCGGCATTG AGCCTGCAGAGCTGCTGAAGTGCACGTTTCCAGACTCTCTGGTGACTGTGTCAGAGGGCGGCCGAGACCTGGGGAAGTTCACTGTGACGGTGGAGGTTGCCTGTCGAGTCCAGCAGCCCTGCATGCTCCTCCATGCTCAGAGCCAGGGAGCCATCAATGACTCCCCCTGTGGAACCACAGTGACAG CCTACCTGACCACGGACCTGGAGGTGCTGGAGGAAGATTACCACGAGTACGTCAAGGTGAGCCAATGCACACTTCCCACGCTGTCTCATTTTGACACGAGTGATGAAAGGTCGTACCGGCGGTGGCCTTTCATTCTTCCAGCCACATCTGTctctgttttggttttgttgtcacCTTTTCAGCTTGAGGGCCGCAGTTTGGACAGGAGGTGTCACATGGTGCAGCATGACGGGCAGATGCTGATCGATAAAGTTACCACTGTGGGAGAG gagACGACAATGGAGAGTGTTTCACATCCCATGTCTGTTCTAAGCGGGCTCGTTACCGAGGGGTCCAACTTGCTGCTGATGCGACTGATCGCTCTAAAGAAGAAGGTGCCCGAACACATGACCTTTATCTGCTTGGACCAGGGATTGCGCATCATACGCACCACTTTT AGCGAGCTGGCGCAGAAGCAGCTGGAGGTTGGGGATAAGACTGTGGAGGTATTCGGGGTGGAGAGGATTGTTCACACCGTGGAGGATGGCCCCACTACCTGGCAGTGCTACTTCCTGGCTGATGG GCACATGGCCAGCAGGGTGCAGGTGGGATCACCGGTCACCATGAGGCTTCTGCAGCTGCAATCACAGCTAAAAGAAG GTTTTGAGAAGATCCCTCTTGTTTGGGAAGAAGACATGGAGATGCGCTCCAAGTTTTTGGACAGAAAG GAGAAGCTGAAGGCGGACCATGCCTCGTACCTGAGACAGCATCCAGAGATCCGTGCACTCATATCTGACTTTCTGCAGTTTTTGCTGTTGAGGAAACCAAATGACGTCTTCCAGTTTGCCAGAGAGTACTTCCTCCCTTTTGCCTCCCGCCGTCCTCCAGAACCGAGCCTGAAAGCCCCCTCACACTGA
- the casp8 gene encoding caspase-8: protein MDRLKLSRIDEGLESSEVASLCFLCRDVVNRKSQEGITDAKMLFSRLEEKGLLANDLFLIQLLQTIRRTDLLNLLETDSRPPEEADANPMLSEYRVMLYKVYEDMTQGNLEKMKFLLSNMLSKRQIETCNTALDVFAEMEKNSLLSNTNLDELHKVLLEMDQQLASTIQRYVKGLTRKPQTREPHVSMDHQVGNNTPQPPEANDVSISETQPSIGGMIVCSDAEQKSSPLPDHEDYYPLTHKPRGLCVVINNEHFTGTELKSRRGTQEDEKALRRVFTNLGFTVLVHNDLTAEAMRQELRMLGSRNFLDEDALVVCVLSHGEMGCVFGTDEQKVHIQELKQPFTSRRAPTLAGKPKLFFIQACQGSSFQRGSMPYPPRPRQEQGDKQSRLEEDAGPVNGETVPWEADFLLGMATVPQCKSFRNTSTGSIYIQELCTQLMRSAESLKNDDILTVLTRVNNEVSKGEYSKYKQMPEPKYTLTKKLVLAYMCVGPDHAES from the exons ATGGACCGGCTGAAGCTGTCTCGCATAGACGAGGGGCTGGAGTCCTCTGAGGTGGCGTCTCTCTGCTTCTTGTGTCGAGATGTTGTCAACAGGAAAAGCCAGGAGGGG ATCACGGATGCGAAAATGCTGTTCTCGAGACTGGAAGAAAAAGGTCTGCTGGCGAACGACTTGTTCCTTATTCAGCTGCTTCAAACTATCCGTCGAACAGATCTCCTCAACCTCCTGGAGACGGACAGCAGGCCACCAGAGGAGGCCGACGCAAACCCCATGCTGTCAGAATACAG GGTGATGCTGTACAAAGTGTATGAGGACATGACTCAGGGAAATCTTGAAAAGATGAAGTTTCTTTTGAGCAACATGCTGAGCAAAAGACAGATTGAGACATGCAAT ACGGCACTGGATGTGTTTGCTGAAATGGAAAAGAATAGTTTGCTGTCAAACACAAATCTTGATGAGTTGCATAAAGTGTTGCTGGAAATGGATCAACAACTGGCATCGACAATACAGCGCTACGTGAAAG gGTTAACCCGGAAGCCTCAAACCAGAGAGCCTCATGTCAGCATGGatcatcag gtggGCAACAACACCCCTCAGCCACCTGAAGCTAATGATGTGTCGATATCTGAAACTCAGCCTAGCA TTGGAGGAATGATCGTTTGCTCCGATGCAGAACAAAAGTCCTCCCCTCTTCCTGATCAC GAAGACTACTACCCTCTGACTCATAAACCACGTGGTTTGTGCGTGGTCATCAATAACGAGCACTTCACGGGAACAGAGCTGAAGAGCCGAAGAGGGACTCAGGAGGATGAGA AGGCTCTGCGCAGAGTGTTCACCAACCTTGGCTTCACTGTGTTGGTACACAACGACTTGACTGCAGAAGCCATGCGACAAGAGCTACGGATGCTGGGCTCACGGAACTTTCTGGATGAAGACGCATTG GTGGTGTGCGTGCTTTCCCACGGAGAAATGGGATGCGTCTTTGGGACCGATGAGCAGAAGGTGCACATTCAAGAACTGAAACAGCCCTTCACCAGCAGAAGAGCACCCACCTTGGCCGGGAAGCCCAAACTGTTCTTCATCCAAGCGTGTCAAGGAAGCAGCTTCCAGAGAGGATCCATGCCGTATCCCCCGAGGCCACGGCAGGAGCAGGGGGACAAACAGAGTCGCCTGGAGGAAGACGCCGGTCCTGTGAACGGCGAGACTGTTCCCTGGGAGGCCGACTTCCTGTTGGGCATGGCCACCGTGCCACAGTGCAAGTCGTTTCGAAACACCTCCACTGGCTCCATCTACATCCAGGAGCTGTGCACGCAGCTGATGAGGTCAGCAGAAAG CTTGAAGAATGATGATATACTCACTGTGCTGACACGTGTGAACAACGAGGTCAGCAAAGGAGAATattcaaaatacaaacaaatgccAGAGCCCAAGTACACCCTCACCAAGAAGCTCGTCCttgcatatatgtgtgttggCCCGGACCACGCGGAAAGCTGA
- the catip gene encoding ciliogenesis-associated TTC17-interacting protein isoform X2 has translation MEDDSSAGAVAGIQGLDLGVDWKASDEALAFMSGIEPAELLKCTFPDSLVTVSEGGRDLGKFTVTVEVACRVQQPCMLLHAQSQGAINDSPCGTTVTAYLTTDLEVLEEDYHEYVKLEGRSLDRRCHMVQHDGQMLIDKVTTVGEETTMESVSHPMSVLSGLVTEGSNLLLMRLIALKKKVPEHMTFICLDQGLRIIRTTFSELAQKQLEVGDKTVEVFGVERIVHTVEDGPTTWQCYFLADGHMASRVQVGSPVTMRLLQLQSQLKEGFEKIPLVWEEDMEMRSKFLDRKEKLKADHASYLRQHPEIRALISDFLQFLLLRKPNDVFQFAREYFLPFASRRPPEPSLKAPSH, from the exons ATGGAGGACGACAGCTCTGCCGGAGCCGTGGCCGGGATTCAGGGACTCGACCTCGGCGTGGACTGGAAAGCGTCCGACGAAGCGCTCGCGTTCATGTCCGGCATTG AGCCTGCAGAGCTGCTGAAGTGCACGTTTCCAGACTCTCTGGTGACTGTGTCAGAGGGCGGCCGAGACCTGGGGAAGTTCACTGTGACGGTGGAGGTTGCCTGTCGAGTCCAGCAGCCCTGCATGCTCCTCCATGCTCAGAGCCAGGGAGCCATCAATGACTCCCCCTGTGGAACCACAGTGACAG CCTACCTGACCACGGACCTGGAGGTGCTGGAGGAAGATTACCACGAGTACGTCAAG CTTGAGGGCCGCAGTTTGGACAGGAGGTGTCACATGGTGCAGCATGACGGGCAGATGCTGATCGATAAAGTTACCACTGTGGGAGAG gagACGACAATGGAGAGTGTTTCACATCCCATGTCTGTTCTAAGCGGGCTCGTTACCGAGGGGTCCAACTTGCTGCTGATGCGACTGATCGCTCTAAAGAAGAAGGTGCCCGAACACATGACCTTTATCTGCTTGGACCAGGGATTGCGCATCATACGCACCACTTTT AGCGAGCTGGCGCAGAAGCAGCTGGAGGTTGGGGATAAGACTGTGGAGGTATTCGGGGTGGAGAGGATTGTTCACACCGTGGAGGATGGCCCCACTACCTGGCAGTGCTACTTCCTGGCTGATGG GCACATGGCCAGCAGGGTGCAGGTGGGATCACCGGTCACCATGAGGCTTCTGCAGCTGCAATCACAGCTAAAAGAAG GTTTTGAGAAGATCCCTCTTGTTTGGGAAGAAGACATGGAGATGCGCTCCAAGTTTTTGGACAGAAAG GAGAAGCTGAAGGCGGACCATGCCTCGTACCTGAGACAGCATCCAGAGATCCGTGCACTCATATCTGACTTTCTGCAGTTTTTGCTGTTGAGGAAACCAAATGACGTCTTCCAGTTTGCCAGAGAGTACTTCCTCCCTTTTGCCTCCCGCCGTCCTCCAGAACCGAGCCTGAAAGCCCCCTCACACTGA